The following is a genomic window from Engystomops pustulosus chromosome 11, aEngPut4.maternal, whole genome shotgun sequence.
aaacaatattatatgatataattatcaatgttatttaggcgtaaaaaagcatctagacccttcttgaagctctctgctgtccctgctgtgaccagcgcctgaggcaggctattccacagattgacagttctcatagtaaaaaaagccctgtcgcctctggtgattaaaccttgttttctccagacggagacagtgccccctcgtcttttgatttgatttaatctgaaacaacttaccaccatattttaagAATTAAAAGTATTATATTGTAAGTGCTTTGTACCTTCAATCTGGAGCACATAAAGTTCTTATCCAGAGTCACAATCCGGAATCTTACTGTGAAAATCAAATAGAGAACTTACGAGTTAAAAGAAACTGACAACCCCCTCCCCAGAATCCAGGACCCTGACCCACACATCACCTGTTTCACTTGCCCGGTAGATTGCTTTATCAGTCTGCACCACAACTCCACCCGGAAGTGTCTTAATTAAAAGTTGTTTACTCTCCTCAAAAGAGACCAATCCTTTACCTACAATCTTTACAGTTGCAACCTCATTACCAGCACTGGGGGAAGGAACCTGGGGGTAGAGCAAAGGACGAGTAATGTGATGTAtggacacagtgactgcaccagtagcagaatagtgagtgcagctctggagtataatacaagatgtaactcaggatcagtacaggataaataatgtcatgtatgtacacagtgactgcaccagcagcagaatagtgagtgcagctctggagtataatactggatgtaactgaggatcagtacaagatacgtaatgtcatctatgtacacagtgactgcaccagcagcagaatagtgagtgcagctctggataatACAGCATGAGTAATGACATATATGTACAAAATCAGTGACTCTCTCTCTCTTACCGTGAAGCTGAAACAGAAAAAGCCATTTTTGGGTTGATTTGGTAACAATTGGATCTCCTGTTGTTGAGTCTCTAATGTCGCAGTCACAGTAAAATCCTTGGGAATCTCCCCATCCAGCAGCAGGCAGACGTTCTCGGAGGAAGGAAAGTGCAGCTCAGCCGGGATCAGCAGCATATAATTTCTGGAAAGACAGGAATGATCCATAGACAATCACGTTATTAAAGTTGTTATGATAGTTTCTAATGAACCTCGTTACAAgcagctgagggtttgtcactATTTCATCTACACAatccgatacattgtaacaaatataagaggatgggAGGGATGGGTGAGCAcggatacaactgtaacaaactcTCTGCTGTAAGATGTAATCGTTTTTACTTAATAGCAATACTTTTCAAAGCTGAGGGTACGTTACAATTGTATCGAACATAGaaaataaagtacaggcagtccct
Proteins encoded in this region:
- the LOC140105474 gene encoding alpha-2-macroglobulin-like protein 1 gives rise to the protein MSAGFPGLNTDKGMDIIDNVTALWISQRTEEEGLSPTQGITIQNLKTQKMTISGCTGSLRLLRFLLGLLLLPSVPGDPTMQPDINYMLLIPAELHFPSSENVCLLLDGEIPKDFTVTATLETQQQEIQLLPNQPKNGFFCFSFTVPSPSAGNEVATVKIVGKGLVSFEESKQLLIKTLPGGVVVQTDKAIYRASETVRFRIVTLDKNFMCSRLKYSVVELKVSHGGDFTYFTFFLRTLKITGSFNGWM